One region of uncultured Methanolobus sp. genomic DNA includes:
- a CDS encoding formate--phosphoribosylaminoimidazolecarboxamide ligase, which produces MITKEEIMEIVENYDRDNLSIATVCSHSSLQIFYGARQEGFRTIGICVKEPPRFYDAFPLAKPDEFIVVDSYKEIPNIVDELRANNAIIIPHGSFVEYMGGKAFAELAVPTFGNRAVLEWESDREMEREWLEGAGIEMPRVVKPQDIDGPVMVKYHGAKGGRGFFIAKNYEEFQEHIDPNEKFTIQEFIVGTRYYLHFFYSPLREGGYKLSTGILEMLSMDRRVESNADEIFRLGSPKELEEADIIPTYVVTGNVPLVARESLLPNIFNLGERVVEQSLELFGGMIGPFCLETVVTDKLEIKVFEISARIVAGTNIYLSGSPYSDLIEPDLSTGKRIAQEIKFASKIGQLDKILS; this is translated from the coding sequence ATGATTACTAAAGAAGAAATAATGGAAATCGTTGAGAATTATGACCGGGACAATCTGAGCATTGCCACTGTTTGTTCTCACTCCAGTCTTCAAATATTCTATGGTGCAAGGCAGGAAGGTTTCAGGACCATAGGTATCTGTGTAAAAGAGCCTCCAAGATTCTACGATGCTTTTCCTCTCGCAAAACCGGATGAGTTCATTGTAGTCGACAGCTACAAGGAGATTCCGAATATAGTTGATGAGCTCCGCGCAAACAATGCTATTATAATTCCGCATGGTTCATTTGTAGAGTATATGGGCGGCAAGGCTTTTGCCGAACTTGCGGTTCCTACTTTTGGAAACAGGGCGGTCCTTGAATGGGAATCTGACAGGGAAATGGAACGTGAATGGCTTGAAGGTGCAGGTATTGAAATGCCAAGGGTTGTTAAACCTCAGGATATCGATGGCCCTGTAATGGTGAAGTATCATGGTGCAAAAGGAGGACGTGGCTTCTTTATCGCCAAGAATTATGAGGAATTCCAGGAACACATCGATCCGAATGAAAAATTCACGATACAGGAATTCATTGTAGGAACAAGATATTATCTTCATTTCTTCTATTCACCACTCAGGGAAGGAGGTTACAAACTCAGTACTGGTATCCTTGAGATGCTCAGTATGGACCGCAGGGTCGAGTCCAATGCAGATGAGATCTTCAGACTTGGTTCACCAAAAGAACTTGAAGAGGCTGACATTATCCCGACATACGTGGTTACAGGAAATGTTCCGCTTGTTGCCAGGGAATCACTTCTTCCTAATATATTCAATCTGGGAGAAAGGGTTGTTGAGCAGTCACTTGAACTGTTTGGCGGTATGATAGGTCCTTTCTGTCTTGAAACGGTTGTCACTGACAAGCTTGAGATCAAGGTTTTTGAAATATCCGCTCGCATAGTTGCAGGTACCAATATCTATCTCTCAGGTTCTCCTTATTCCGATCTGATTGAGCCGGATCTTTCAACCGGTAAGAGGATTGCCCAGGAAATTAAGTTCGCAAGTAAAATCGGGCAACTCGACAAAATTTTATCATAA
- a CDS encoding helix-turn-helix domain-containing protein: protein MGENEKGTGSEKVLILPLSEDSKKITQLLSNEKAMKMLEILADKPMSASDVAEQLDMPLTTVKYNLDGLIEADLIQVKETKWSRKGREVKIYEPVQKLIVVAPGSMKNDRSSILSMLKKYLGLVAGAVFAATGLEAITRNFGTKSMYSQEAGTAPLFAEDEAVKAMSKDADMGDTNANAMGETPEAREVPEIEAKEIDGAEVTTDGEFGGKTAIEEPPMDEAAVDGGSMDYEMPEDSAVSDGFTGVDDVSPEMLASSTSNGTEAADMARDGMSAGLGNQTQSPEITQTLTDNISAMHEPVGGIFQNGILSHVSVWFFFGCLFVITLLFVREMYNRKKNI from the coding sequence ATGGGAGAGAACGAAAAAGGTACAGGCTCGGAAAAAGTACTTATCCTGCCTCTGAGTGAGGATTCCAAGAAAATCACCCAGTTGCTTTCAAACGAGAAAGCAATGAAAATGCTGGAGATACTCGCAGATAAACCAATGTCGGCCAGCGATGTTGCTGAACAGCTTGACATGCCGCTGACAACCGTAAAGTATAATCTGGACGGACTCATTGAAGCTGATCTTATACAAGTCAAGGAAACGAAATGGAGCCGCAAGGGCAGAGAGGTTAAGATATACGAACCTGTCCAGAAACTCATCGTCGTTGCCCCGGGAAGTATGAAAAACGACAGATCGTCAATACTCAGTATGCTCAAAAAGTACCTTGGTCTTGTTGCCGGAGCTGTTTTTGCTGCCACCGGACTTGAAGCCATAACAAGGAACTTTGGCACAAAATCCATGTATTCACAGGAAGCAGGAACTGCACCGTTGTTTGCCGAAGACGAGGCAGTCAAGGCCATGAGCAAAGATGCTGACATGGGAGACACTAATGCCAACGCAATGGGAGAAACTCCTGAAGCACGAGAAGTGCCTGAAATAGAGGCAAAAGAAATAGATGGAGCCGAAGTTACCACTGACGGGGAATTTGGGGGGAAAACTGCTATTGAAGAACCACCCATGGATGAAGCTGCTGTAGATGGCGGTTCCATGGATTATGAGATGCCGGAGGATTCAGCAGTTTCAGACGGGTTTACCGGTGTTGATGATGTCAGTCCTGAAATGCTTGCCTCCTCCACCTCAAACGGGACAGAAGCAGCAGATATGGCAAGGGACGGAATGAGTGCAGGCCTGGGCAACCAGACCCAATCTCCTGAAATTACACAAACCCTTACCGATAACATATCTGCTATGCATGAACCCGTTGGTGGCATATTCCAGAATGGTATCCTGTCACACGTAAGTGTATGGTTCTTTTTCGGCTGTCTTTTTGTTATTACTCTCCTATTTGTAAGAGAAATGTATAATAGAAAAAAGAACATATGA
- the truA gene encoding tRNA pseudouridine(38-40) synthase TruA, whose product MRVALKIAYVGTGYHGSQVQPDVATIEGELFNALTQLEIIDDPKSARFSSSGRTDAGVHAREQVVAFDTDKPNLAIPRVINSKLPNSIWAWAHAEVPDDFDPRRWAASRKYRYIMSGEQYDIAKIRAASKLLVGEHDFANFCTKEEDKSTVRNVEKIDVRVSGTLTKIDIQANSFLWNMVRKIVTALTMVGSEVRDEEWLMQMLDPESYEEGLESSAAYGLTLMEVEYPEPIDWCEDAYAIRKATDSVHDYLVRHRVMAEVMDHLVPNE is encoded by the coding sequence ATGAGAGTTGCTCTGAAAATAGCATATGTAGGCACCGGCTACCATGGTTCTCAGGTACAGCCGGATGTAGCTACAATAGAAGGCGAGCTGTTCAACGCACTCACGCAGCTTGAGATCATCGATGATCCGAAATCCGCACGTTTTTCAAGTTCCGGAAGGACAGACGCCGGAGTACATGCAAGAGAACAGGTTGTTGCTTTTGACACCGATAAACCGAACCTTGCAATCCCAAGGGTTATTAATTCCAAATTACCAAATTCAATCTGGGCATGGGCACATGCTGAAGTTCCAGACGATTTTGATCCCAGACGATGGGCTGCCAGTCGAAAATACAGATACATTATGAGCGGTGAGCAGTATGATATTGCAAAGATCAGGGCTGCCTCAAAATTGCTTGTTGGCGAACATGATTTTGCTAATTTCTGCACCAAGGAAGAAGACAAAAGCACTGTTCGTAATGTGGAAAAAATTGATGTGCGTGTTAGCGGAACCCTTACAAAAATAGACATCCAGGCAAACAGTTTCCTCTGGAACATGGTAAGGAAAATTGTCACTGCCCTTACAATGGTTGGAAGCGAAGTCAGGGACGAGGAATGGCTTATGCAGATGCTTGATCCGGAATCATACGAAGAAGGACTTGAGTCATCGGCTGCATACGGCCTGACACTTATGGAAGTGGAATACCCGGAACCTATTGACTGGTGCGAGGATGCTTATGCAATCAGAAAAGCTACCGACAGCGTACACGACTATCTGGTGCGACACAGGGTTATGGCTGAAGTGATGGACCACCTGGTTCCAAACGAATAA
- a CDS encoding M48 family metallopeptidase codes for MRCTASIRDMVIDCELIRRDVKNPRLEFREGELYLIVPKSFREHEKVIRRHQRWIYNRYCRMQKVQDFSRDIDLVTGRSVDELKSLVHKCVAIIGNELGVKPENVRFRKMKTKWGSCSSKGNLNFNTFLQYLPDEMIEYIVHHEMVHLIELNHSPKFWNYVKKRYPDYKESDTRLAAYWDLIQQKCQNG; via the coding sequence ATGCGCTGTACTGCAAGCATCCGGGACATGGTCATAGATTGTGAGCTAATCCGAAGAGATGTCAAGAATCCAAGACTGGAATTCCGTGAAGGCGAACTGTACCTAATAGTACCAAAATCGTTCAGGGAACATGAGAAAGTGATCCGCAGGCACCAGAGATGGATTTACAACCGTTATTGCAGAATGCAGAAAGTTCAGGATTTTTCCCGGGACATTGATCTTGTAACCGGCAGGTCAGTAGATGAGCTGAAAAGTCTTGTTCATAAATGTGTGGCGATTATTGGAAATGAGCTTGGGGTAAAACCTGAAAATGTAAGGTTCAGGAAAATGAAAACAAAATGGGGAAGCTGTAGTTCAAAAGGCAACCTCAATTTCAACACTTTTTTGCAATACCTGCCGGATGAGATGATAGAGTATATTGTGCATCATGAGATGGTTCATCTCATAGAACTGAACCATAGCCCAAAATTCTGGAACTATGTCAAAAAGCGTTATCCTGATTATAAGGAATCAGATACAAGGCTTGCTGCCTACTGGGACCTGATACAGCAAAAGTGTCAAAATGGTTAG
- a CDS encoding TRM11 family methyltransferase has translation MLYAFELSGEHAVLPVKEVYACLSTEGLTYREHASYDQCLVVDIEGEDVDAKLRFIAGRLAMSHYILKVVGICDVEAEQIIEMCDNSDLSGHMSESKTYVVRAKRAKHHGDIKREFIEGRLGGSIYRKGFRANMKEPDVTFRLIMTNKAVLGSVMSMVDRGDYEHRAPHKKPFFYPGVLMPRVARALVNISQIRSDEVLFDPFSGTAGILVEAGLIGAHVIGIEVRRKISHGAKTNLDEYAADYSLLVGDACRVSLKDSSVDAIVTDPPYGRSAAIRAESLHHLYTDSFAEMYRILKTGKLAVVVSEMKVVEFAEKAGFTVVDVFTQKVHKSLTRTFTVIRKD, from the coding sequence ATGCTGTATGCTTTTGAGTTATCCGGTGAACACGCTGTCCTGCCGGTAAAAGAGGTCTATGCCTGTCTTTCAACGGAAGGACTGACGTACAGGGAACATGCATCCTACGATCAGTGCCTCGTAGTTGATATTGAAGGGGAGGATGTGGACGCAAAGCTTCGCTTCATTGCAGGCAGATTAGCAATGTCCCACTACATACTGAAAGTAGTAGGAATATGTGATGTTGAAGCTGAGCAGATAATAGAGATGTGCGACAATTCCGATCTTTCCGGACACATGTCAGAAAGTAAGACTTATGTTGTCCGTGCAAAAAGGGCAAAGCACCATGGTGATATCAAAAGGGAGTTCATAGAAGGAAGACTGGGTGGCAGCATATATCGCAAAGGCTTCAGAGCTAATATGAAAGAACCTGACGTAACTTTCCGTTTAATAATGACCAACAAAGCGGTTCTGGGTTCAGTAATGTCAATGGTTGACAGAGGTGATTATGAACACCGTGCGCCACATAAGAAACCATTTTTCTATCCTGGTGTGCTCATGCCAAGAGTTGCAAGAGCTCTTGTAAACATATCTCAAATCCGTTCAGATGAGGTTCTTTTTGACCCATTCAGCGGTACAGCAGGTATTCTGGTTGAAGCCGGTCTCATAGGTGCTCATGTAATTGGCATTGAAGTTCGCCGTAAGATCTCCCACGGTGCAAAGACGAATCTTGATGAATATGCTGCTGATTATTCATTGTTAGTAGGTGATGCATGTCGTGTTTCACTTAAAGATTCATCAGTGGATGCAATCGTAACGGACCCACCTTATGGAAGGTCTGCAGCTATAAGGGCGGAATCTCTCCATCATCTCTATACGGATTCATTTGCTGAGATGTATCGTATTCTAAAAACCGGGAAACTTGCAGTTGTGGTTTCCGAGATGAAGGTTGTTGAGTTTGCAGAAAAGGCTGGCTTCACGGTTGTAGATGTGTTCACACAAAAAGTACACAAAAGTCTCACAAGAACCTTTACTGTCATCCGCAAGGACTAG
- a CDS encoding DUF1805 domain-containing protein: MLVEKIELENGTAMGLSFAMQNSSLLVIRADRGFVMCGYLDMEAASALGDVAVKVKGVNSFEDVLAAPVVGATQKAINLGIKVGMTGKEALELMF; the protein is encoded by the coding sequence ATGCTGGTGGAAAAGATCGAACTTGAGAATGGCACGGCCATGGGTCTGAGTTTTGCTATGCAGAATTCATCATTACTCGTAATTCGTGCAGACAGGGGTTTTGTGATGTGTGGTTATCTTGACATGGAAGCTGCATCTGCTCTTGGTGATGTTGCTGTGAAGGTCAAGGGCGTGAACAGTTTTGAGGATGTTCTTGCAGCACCGGTTGTCGGAGCAACCCAGAAAGCCATCAATCTTGGAATAAAAGTAGGCATGACAGGAAAAGAAGCACTGGAACTGATGTTCTGA
- the map gene encoding type II methionyl aminopeptidase — protein MADKVKEIEEIIDKYLKAGKILSQVRSEAKERIKVGVSLLEIADFVENRAVELGADGSAFPCNISRNDEAAHATPYAGEETVFGEDVIKLDLGVHVDGYIADSAITIDLSGKYTELVKASSDALDAAIDTVKNGVNTAEIAAAIEDAILAHGLKPVGNLTGHGLAQYIPHAPPSIPNRRVSKGVVLHAGDMIAIEPFATDGAGKVVDGTLTEIFQVINKKPVRLPAARALLKELEQYKTLPFAKRWLKTPQLDFALMQLEKAGIVHSYPVLKEVAGGMVSQTEHTVIVTDDGCQVTTK, from the coding sequence ATGGCTGACAAAGTAAAGGAGATCGAAGAGATCATTGATAAATATCTCAAAGCAGGAAAGATACTCTCTCAGGTAAGAAGTGAGGCAAAGGAAAGGATCAAGGTAGGTGTCAGCCTGCTGGAGATTGCTGATTTTGTCGAGAACCGAGCGGTGGAACTTGGTGCAGACGGCTCGGCGTTCCCATGTAATATTTCGCGCAATGATGAGGCTGCACACGCCACGCCATATGCAGGCGAAGAAACTGTCTTTGGTGAGGATGTTATCAAACTTGATCTCGGTGTCCATGTCGATGGATACATTGCAGACTCAGCCATCACAATTGACCTGTCAGGAAAGTACACAGAGCTTGTGAAAGCTTCCAGTGATGCGCTTGATGCTGCGATTGATACCGTTAAGAATGGTGTGAACACAGCAGAGATTGCTGCAGCCATAGAGGATGCAATTCTTGCCCACGGCCTGAAGCCTGTAGGAAACCTTACTGGACACGGGCTTGCACAGTATATTCCTCATGCTCCCCCAAGCATACCCAACAGGAGGGTAAGCAAGGGTGTTGTGCTTCATGCAGGCGACATGATTGCCATTGAACCATTCGCAACAGATGGTGCCGGCAAAGTAGTGGACGGGACTCTTACTGAGATCTTTCAGGTAATAAACAAAAAACCGGTACGTTTGCCAGCCGCAAGGGCTCTCCTCAAGGAACTTGAACAATACAAAACCCTTCCGTTTGCAAAAAGGTGGCTGAAAACCCCACAGCTTGATTTTGCTCTCATGCAGCTTGAAAAAGCGGGTATTGTCCATTCGTATCCTGTTCTGAAAGAAGTTGCAGGTGGAATGGTCTCACAGACAGAGCATACTGTCATAGTAACTGATGACGGATGTCAGGTTACAACCAAATAA
- a CDS encoding Xaa-Pro peptidase family protein, translated as MTSSTVPIDISTTLESHRSDAYLMVGNSNNADIYYATRFSASDQFTYIQIKDGTEILLMSDMEKGRAELESRVSDIRTLQGCDYRLKVKERQDPALAYCDCIAEILQKEGARHIAVPRDFPYHIAQTLKEEGFSIQAVKSPFSQVRAKKDESEIDIIRKVQDACNTAMKAAAEMVRKSENVEGVLNYRGFALTSEMIRKEIDMTLLEHGCEADSTIVAGGTGSANPHWEGEGPLKADEPVVIDIFPRSKREKYYADMTRTVLNGNPSDKLKDMYDAVLEAQNAGIEMVKPGVKCSDIHNKVCDVFKERGYDTVREGSSVGFIHSTGHGVGLEIHELPFVGNSDVELEEGNIITIEPGLYYPDVGGIRLEDLILVTADGHENLTEMEKKFVY; from the coding sequence ATGACCTCATCAACAGTTCCCATTGATATTTCCACAACGCTGGAAAGCCACAGGTCAGATGCATATCTGATGGTAGGGAATTCGAACAATGCCGATATTTATTACGCAACCCGCTTTTCTGCTTCGGATCAGTTCACTTATATTCAGATCAAGGACGGAACCGAAATTCTTCTGATGTCCGATATGGAAAAAGGAAGGGCTGAACTTGAATCAAGGGTGTCTGACATTCGTACCTTACAGGGATGTGATTACAGGTTAAAAGTAAAGGAAAGACAGGACCCTGCTCTTGCCTATTGCGACTGCATCGCTGAGATTCTACAAAAGGAAGGTGCAAGGCACATTGCCGTGCCCAGGGATTTCCCATATCATATTGCCCAAACCCTAAAAGAAGAAGGGTTTAGCATACAGGCGGTCAAAAGCCCATTTTCCCAGGTGCGCGCAAAGAAAGATGAATCAGAGATCGATATCATAAGAAAGGTACAGGATGCATGCAACACTGCAATGAAAGCAGCTGCAGAGATGGTCCGTAAATCCGAAAATGTTGAAGGCGTTCTCAATTACCGTGGGTTTGCCCTGACATCAGAAATGATCCGCAAGGAAATTGATATGACTCTTCTTGAACATGGCTGTGAGGCAGACAGCACCATCGTTGCCGGTGGTACAGGTTCAGCCAATCCTCACTGGGAAGGCGAAGGCCCACTCAAAGCAGATGAACCTGTGGTCATAGATATATTCCCACGCAGTAAAAGGGAGAAATATTATGCCGACATGACCCGTACAGTTCTCAACGGAAATCCTTCCGATAAACTGAAGGACATGTACGATGCGGTGCTTGAAGCCCAGAACGCAGGCATTGAAATGGTTAAACCGGGTGTCAAATGCAGTGACATACACAACAAGGTCTGTGATGTTTTTAAGGAAAGGGGATATGACACAGTAAGGGAAGGATCAAGCGTTGGTTTCATTCACTCGACAGGACATGGAGTAGGTCTTGAGATCCATGAACTCCCTTTTGTTGGCAACAGTGACGTCGAGCTGGAGGAAGGAAATATCATCACAATTGAGCCGGGACTCTATTATCCTGATGTAGGTGGCATTCGCCTTGAGGATCTGATACTTGTAACAGCAGACGGACATGAGAACCTTACTGAAATGGAAAAGAAATTTGTATATTAG